The proteins below are encoded in one region of Prosthecobacter dejongeii:
- a CDS encoding polysaccharide deacetylase family protein, which translates to MNFFPASFPRGGQAAKSAVLVLAGVAARARQRLAGQGSVLAFHGLRAEATPVGVQDSSLHLPVGTFRALCQHLAAHYHVMPLVEMATLLQAGQALPPRAVALSFDDGYASNYHLAYPLLREFHLPATIFLTTGFLDGTSPLWFQQVDLALSSQQPTASSASLGETLAELKALPDARMREKVQSWVKDLPPSPAPAVTQPLSWDQVREMQASGLIHFGGHTHTHPILARCTPEQQREEIFTCRRRILAELGQAPRIFAFPNGGSGDFTPETLALLAEAGFESAWTMVSGRATPASPCLSLPRYGAPESVWELEATVSGAFELLRQWKGGRA; encoded by the coding sequence TTGAACTTCTTCCCTGCCAGCTTTCCCCGAGGTGGCCAGGCCGCTAAATCAGCGGTCCTGGTGCTGGCTGGCGTCGCCGCGCGGGCCCGCCAGCGGCTCGCCGGGCAGGGGAGCGTCCTCGCCTTTCACGGCCTGCGCGCAGAGGCTACCCCCGTGGGAGTGCAGGACAGCAGCCTGCATCTTCCCGTGGGCACCTTTCGCGCCCTGTGCCAGCACTTAGCTGCCCATTATCACGTCATGCCGCTGGTGGAGATGGCCACCCTTTTGCAGGCGGGGCAGGCGCTGCCCCCGCGTGCGGTGGCCCTGAGTTTCGATGACGGCTACGCCTCGAATTATCACCTCGCCTATCCCCTCCTGCGGGAGTTCCACCTGCCCGCCACCATCTTCCTCACCACCGGGTTTCTAGATGGCACCTCGCCCCTCTGGTTCCAGCAGGTAGATCTGGCCCTGTCCTCCCAGCAGCCCACCGCTTCCTCAGCCTCTCTTGGGGAAACCCTCGCCGAGCTCAAAGCCCTGCCAGATGCCCGCATGCGGGAAAAAGTACAGTCGTGGGTCAAAGATCTGCCCCCATCCCCCGCTCCCGCCGTGACTCAGCCGCTGAGCTGGGACCAGGTGCGGGAAATGCAGGCCAGCGGCCTCATCCACTTCGGCGGGCACACCCACACGCACCCCATCCTGGCTCGGTGCACGCCCGAGCAGCAGCGGGAGGAGATTTTCACCTGTCGCCGCCGCATCCTGGCGGAGCTGGGGCAGGCCCCTCGTATCTTTGCTTTCCCCAATGGCGGCTCCGGAGATTTCACACCTGAGACCCTAGCCCTCCTGGCGGAGGCTGGATTCGAATCTGCCTGGACCATGGTCAGTGGCCGCGCCACGCCTGCCTCCCCCTGCCTGAGCCTGCCGCGCTACGGCGCCCCGGAATCGGTCTGGGAACTGGAGGCCACCGTCTCGGGTGCCTTTGAGCTCTTGCGCCAGTGGAAAGGAGGCCGCGCATGA
- a CDS encoding GNAT family N-acetyltransferase, which produces MRLDIIRDEADFLALQPWWDALLEQSATPTPFLRWDWVRLWWEIFHEGFQLAIAVLRDAQQRPLAIAPLMIGAEPAGMRRHLQHIGFLAGLGEVKGERMDFLVPRGREAELTPLLCQVFPLLAAEWQAVRLNKLPEDSPNKLWIVRALNECTTGASVLLRTQCFCLSLTPDWPAFTRSMKSKPRREVARRLAALQSEYDFKEVLVTAADAESRLEEFAALHRHHYPENVSSFLAPAAWRFHRQLALKWITTGRAMIPCLTIGGEMVGGVYGFIEGDEFFYYQSGWHPQYARFSMGRLSFRWAVESCILKGLRLFDMLPGSYRYKREWAHTSRYVLDLEAYQPESLRATLFRSVRHLKRLLPGHTPSLITA; this is translated from the coding sequence GTGAGGCTGGACATCATCCGCGATGAGGCGGACTTTTTAGCCCTGCAACCCTGGTGGGATGCCTTGCTGGAGCAAAGCGCCACGCCTACGCCCTTCTTGCGCTGGGACTGGGTGCGCCTGTGGTGGGAGATCTTTCACGAAGGCTTCCAGCTCGCCATCGCCGTGCTGCGGGATGCCCAGCAGAGGCCCCTGGCCATCGCCCCACTCATGATCGGTGCAGAGCCTGCGGGCATGCGCCGTCACCTCCAGCACATCGGTTTCCTGGCGGGTCTGGGAGAGGTCAAGGGCGAGCGCATGGACTTCCTGGTGCCACGTGGGCGTGAGGCCGAGCTGACGCCCCTGCTCTGCCAGGTCTTCCCCCTCCTAGCCGCCGAGTGGCAGGCGGTGAGGCTGAACAAATTGCCCGAAGATTCGCCTAACAAACTGTGGATTGTAAGGGCGCTGAATGAATGCACCACGGGTGCCAGCGTCCTCCTGCGCACGCAGTGTTTTTGCCTCAGCCTCACCCCTGACTGGCCTGCTTTTACGCGCTCCATGAAGAGTAAACCCCGGCGCGAAGTCGCCCGCCGGTTAGCCGCGTTGCAGTCGGAGTATGACTTTAAAGAAGTCCTCGTCACCGCAGCGGATGCTGAAAGCCGATTGGAGGAATTTGCCGCTCTTCACCGCCACCATTATCCTGAAAACGTGAGTTCCTTTCTCGCGCCCGCAGCTTGGCGGTTTCATCGCCAGCTAGCCCTGAAATGGATCACCACCGGGCGCGCCATGATCCCCTGCCTCACCATCGGCGGGGAGATGGTCGGCGGCGTTTATGGCTTCATCGAAGGCGATGAATTTTTCTATTATCAATCCGGCTGGCACCCGCAGTACGCGCGCTTTTCCATGGGGCGGCTCAGCTTCCGCTGGGCGGTGGAAAGCTGCATCCTCAAAGGCCTGCGCCTCTTTGACATGCTGCCCGGATCTTACCGCTACAAACGCGAGTGGGCGCACACCTCGCGTTACGTTCTGGATCTGGAAGCGTATCAACCAGAGAGCCTGCGGGCCACGCTTTTCCGTTCCGTCCGCCACCTCAAGCGCCTGCTTCCTGGCCACACCCCTTCTTTGATCACCGCATGA
- a CDS encoding glycoside hydrolase domain-containing protein produces the protein MKAALLALLIFTGAAQADLSVTWVDAMTRVSRTEPQPLVQTLALQAARGEWEALQLVVTGPPAELRTLSLEATDITGPEGKTLPAPTLLREHYVRVSKSTPKSPLPAGDYPDALVPQSFAWQELPNEKSVNQPHWVDVHVPYTTPPGVYKGEVRVLGPGRLFLATRQYSVTVLPFDLPVIPRLRTSVMALWRRVAEVHGFDRQKEPPSPELLALLNEYYDLLAQHRLSIDQTYPTYPDGSTGKIHEATVEAGMRKQLLHRHVSTLSLPIWPEWPFRDPLEKDRKEAMAYVATWMKLMKKLHSESRAYVIMGALDEPNDAEAYARVRRWGDFFNEVEATHHLKIPLLITEQPTPDNAWWGRLDGNVDIWVPHFSQVWQDMESPNGKRDIARRIAAGEEVWCYAALVQMPEDWEVAHGNPPQLKASNPPVWCLDYPAMNHRVLAWVMPRHGITGFTYWDTLFASPGVDVWADAGTFHHTEDRVYNGDGSYIYPATQKQHGAHMPVASIRLKWLREMAEDYDYLMLAKDLGLEKQALEIAATFARGFGDWEDDMPKLYAARRKLAELISTKGGGQ, from the coding sequence ATGAAAGCTGCCCTCCTCGCGCTTCTCATCTTCACCGGTGCCGCGCAGGCAGACCTCAGCGTGACCTGGGTGGATGCCATGACGCGCGTCTCCCGCACGGAGCCGCAGCCCCTGGTGCAGACACTCGCCCTCCAAGCCGCCCGTGGGGAGTGGGAGGCCCTGCAACTCGTCGTCACAGGACCGCCTGCTGAGCTGCGCACCCTCAGCCTAGAAGCCACGGACATCACCGGCCCTGAGGGGAAAACCCTGCCCGCACCCACCCTGCTGCGGGAGCACTACGTGCGCGTCTCTAAGTCCACCCCCAAGTCCCCCTTGCCAGCCGGGGACTATCCAGACGCTCTGGTGCCGCAGAGCTTTGCTTGGCAGGAATTGCCTAACGAAAAGAGTGTCAATCAACCTCACTGGGTGGATGTGCATGTGCCCTACACCACCCCCCCGGGCGTTTACAAAGGCGAGGTCAGAGTCCTCGGCCCAGGTCGTCTCTTCCTCGCCACCCGCCAGTATTCGGTCACCGTCCTGCCCTTTGACCTCCCCGTCATTCCGCGCCTGCGCACCTCCGTCATGGCGCTGTGGCGTCGCGTGGCCGAGGTGCATGGATTTGATCGGCAAAAAGAGCCGCCTTCGCCCGAGCTTCTCGCCCTGCTGAATGAATACTACGACCTGCTGGCCCAGCACCGTCTCAGCATTGATCAGACCTACCCCACCTACCCAGATGGCAGCACGGGCAAGATCCATGAAGCGACCGTCGAGGCCGGCATGAGAAAGCAGTTGCTGCACCGTCACGTCAGCACGCTCAGCCTCCCCATCTGGCCGGAGTGGCCCTTCCGCGATCCTTTGGAAAAAGATCGCAAAGAGGCCATGGCCTACGTCGCCACCTGGATGAAGCTCATGAAGAAGCTGCACAGCGAATCTCGCGCTTACGTCATCATGGGGGCCCTGGATGAGCCGAACGATGCCGAGGCCTATGCGCGGGTGCGGCGCTGGGGAGATTTCTTCAATGAAGTGGAGGCCACTCACCACCTCAAAATACCTCTCCTCATCACGGAGCAACCCACCCCGGACAATGCCTGGTGGGGCCGCCTGGATGGAAATGTGGATATCTGGGTGCCGCACTTTTCCCAAGTCTGGCAAGACATGGAATCGCCTAACGGCAAGCGTGACATCGCCCGCCGCATCGCCGCCGGGGAGGAAGTCTGGTGCTACGCCGCCCTCGTTCAGATGCCGGAAGACTGGGAAGTCGCCCATGGCAATCCCCCGCAGCTCAAAGCCTCCAATCCCCCCGTCTGGTGCCTGGACTACCCGGCCATGAATCATCGCGTGCTCGCCTGGGTCATGCCGCGCCATGGCATCACAGGCTTCACCTACTGGGACACTCTTTTCGCCAGCCCTGGAGTGGATGTGTGGGCAGATGCCGGCACCTTCCACCACACCGAAGACCGTGTTTACAATGGCGATGGCAGTTACATCTACCCCGCCACTCAAAAGCAGCACGGAGCCCACATGCCTGTGGCCAGCATCCGTTTGAAATGGCTGCGGGAAATGGCGGAAGATTACGACTACCTCATGCTGGCGAAGGACCTAGGCCTGGAAAAACAAGCCCTGGAAATCGCCGCCACCTTTGCCCGGGGTTTTGGGGATTGGGAAGATGACATGCCCAAGCTGTATGCCGCGCGGCGAAAGCTGGCCGAGCTCATCAGCACGAAAGGAGGTGGCCAGTGA
- a CDS encoding DUF1549 domain-containing protein, with translation MKARYLALCALLPTLGIQAQTTAPDGNTNFRLWRDSQGRSVEATFRGIENGKVYLQTRDGRMFDFPVANLTPEDQKAAATLKPEGVGIQKNTGLAQAAAIIDKGVLLGLEKAGQKPNALASDEQFIRRVYLDLAGRIPTRAETMAFLADPSAAKRATVIDTLVNDDGFSSHLFNYFSDMLRVADDAQKAKFFTYQEWLKAQITANRPWNEIVKDMLVADGKLLDNGAAGYLLRDRGMRLDNLSLTLSTFLGANVSCAQCHDHPFADWTQRQFYEMAAFFGASDTYNRNLPRGMMRGLRDELTQQQYQQARRLFDVNSLAIQDGKENDLTLPDDYKYKDGKPGEAVKPKLVMWSADDRRLRCYQDAEMAMKKTEDASQLREVFATWMTSPDNPRFAMTIANRLWKQVFGVGLKEPVTDLDDPNASSNPLLLQHLGREMVRLKFDLRAFMRLLCNTQTYQREAVTRELALGEPYYFPGPILRRMTAEQAWDSCVTLAIGDKVDHFKLKRAEPYKQVMALNVSEITPSQIVEKLAEVQSMRRMADGALGGGGKGAAKKKNRRAQMMQPNNEEEDGFTRPTMLEGLALARASELRQPEKDGHFLRMFGQSDRQISDSNTVEGSIPQVLMLMNGEAQSVLQNPQSLVLATAMGEAETAKKVESLYYSFFSRKPTPAEMTAATQAFDAGLSSADLCWVLFNAREFVFVQ, from the coding sequence ATGAAAGCACGCTACCTCGCTCTCTGCGCCTTGCTGCCGACCCTCGGCATCCAAGCCCAAACCACCGCACCGGATGGCAATACGAACTTCCGCCTGTGGCGGGACAGTCAGGGCCGGAGTGTGGAGGCGACCTTTCGCGGGATCGAAAATGGCAAGGTGTACCTGCAGACGCGAGACGGACGCATGTTTGACTTTCCGGTGGCCAATCTGACGCCGGAAGACCAAAAAGCCGCAGCGACTCTGAAACCAGAAGGCGTGGGCATCCAGAAAAATACGGGCCTCGCGCAGGCGGCGGCCATCATTGATAAGGGCGTGCTGCTGGGGCTGGAGAAGGCGGGCCAGAAACCGAACGCGCTGGCCAGTGATGAGCAGTTCATCCGCCGTGTGTACCTGGACCTGGCGGGGCGCATCCCCACCCGGGCGGAGACGATGGCCTTCCTGGCAGATCCGAGCGCGGCGAAGCGCGCCACGGTGATTGACACGCTGGTGAATGACGATGGTTTTTCCTCCCACCTCTTCAATTACTTTTCCGACATGCTGCGCGTGGCGGATGATGCGCAGAAGGCGAAGTTTTTTACCTATCAGGAATGGCTAAAGGCGCAGATCACCGCGAACCGGCCCTGGAATGAGATCGTCAAAGACATGCTGGTGGCCGATGGCAAGCTGCTGGACAATGGCGCGGCGGGCTACCTGCTGCGCGACCGTGGCATGCGGCTGGATAATCTGAGCCTGACGCTCTCCACCTTTCTCGGGGCCAATGTCTCCTGCGCCCAGTGCCATGACCACCCCTTTGCCGACTGGACCCAACGCCAGTTTTATGAGATGGCGGCCTTTTTTGGTGCCTCAGATACCTACAACCGAAATCTGCCACGCGGCATGATGCGCGGCCTGCGCGATGAACTGACCCAGCAGCAGTACCAGCAGGCGCGGCGGCTTTTTGATGTGAACTCTCTGGCCATCCAGGATGGCAAAGAAAACGATCTGACACTGCCGGATGACTACAAGTACAAGGACGGGAAACCGGGTGAGGCGGTAAAGCCGAAGCTGGTGATGTGGAGCGCGGATGACCGCCGGCTGCGCTGCTACCAGGATGCCGAAATGGCGATGAAGAAAACGGAGGATGCCAGCCAACTGCGCGAAGTCTTCGCCACCTGGATGACGAGCCCGGACAATCCACGCTTTGCCATGACCATCGCGAATCGCCTGTGGAAGCAGGTGTTCGGCGTGGGGCTGAAGGAGCCGGTGACGGATCTGGATGACCCGAACGCCTCCAGCAATCCCCTGCTGCTGCAGCATCTGGGCCGCGAGATGGTGCGGCTGAAGTTCGACCTCCGCGCTTTCATGCGCCTGCTGTGCAATACCCAGACCTACCAGCGGGAGGCGGTGACGCGTGAGCTGGCCCTGGGGGAACCCTATTACTTCCCAGGCCCCATCCTGCGCCGCATGACGGCGGAGCAGGCCTGGGACTCCTGCGTGACGCTGGCCATCGGCGACAAAGTGGACCACTTTAAACTGAAGCGGGCGGAACCCTACAAACAGGTGATGGCGCTGAATGTCTCTGAGATCACCCCGAGCCAGATCGTGGAAAAACTGGCGGAGGTGCAGAGCATGCGCCGCATGGCGGATGGGGCCCTGGGCGGTGGCGGCAAAGGCGCGGCCAAGAAGAAAAACCGGCGTGCGCAAATGATGCAGCCTAACAATGAAGAGGAAGATGGATTTACCCGCCCGACGATGCTGGAGGGCCTCGCCCTGGCCCGTGCCTCTGAGCTGCGACAGCCAGAAAAGGATGGCCATTTCCTTCGCATGTTTGGCCAGAGTGACCGCCAGATTTCTGATAGCAATACGGTAGAGGGCAGCATCCCCCAAGTGCTGATGCTGATGAATGGGGAAGCCCAAAGTGTGCTGCAAAATCCGCAGTCTCTGGTGCTAGCCACCGCGATGGGTGAGGCTGAAACGGCGAAGAAGGTGGAGTCTTTGTATTACAGCTTCTTTTCCCGCAAGCCGACCCCCGCAGAAATGACCGCCGCCACCCAGGCCTTCGATGCCGGGCTGAGCTCGGCGGATCTTTGCTGGGTGCTTTTTAATGCCCGTGAGTTCGTGTTCGTCCAGTAA
- a CDS encoding sodium:solute symporter family transporter, producing MSPFTWMDYLFFGGYLVASVLVGLLFVKEQRTMKDFFLAGRSMGSVVVAISVMAAMFSGISYLGGPAEVYQNGLAFGWVLFSFFIATPVTTIFILPFFYRARFITAYQYLEERFSLPARLLASGLFILRVLLWLGAATYAPALALQQATGLSLEFSILATGILTTLYTMMGGMKAVIWTDVMQFGVLFGGQIVILLVAVGKIPGGFGEVIHVAQTHGQPMPVASWDPTVRLTWAGVILGGAVLNLVQMATDQVAVQRYMTAKDVKTAQRGLWYKLIVLVPVLGLFYGTGTVLRAFYNHHPDPLATHAIDKADQILPWFVVHELPTGMAGVLVAAIFAASMSTISAGLNSLASATMIDFQQRLTDKPLPTDERQIWQARLWTLLYGVLVISLAFVVGTLGTLVEVTNKIIGLVGGPILGMFLCGIFIRRVGAQAILIATVLGFAASVVVNLQMNLSFLWITSVGTGVTMCLAFLLSFFTPRRPVTELKGLTWQQRNDED from the coding sequence ATGAGCCCCTTCACCTGGATGGATTACCTTTTTTTTGGGGGCTACCTCGTGGCCTCCGTTTTGGTGGGCCTGCTGTTTGTGAAGGAGCAGCGAACGATGAAGGATTTCTTTCTCGCAGGCCGCAGCATGGGCAGTGTGGTGGTGGCCATCTCGGTGATGGCGGCCATGTTTTCCGGCATCAGTTATCTGGGGGGCCCGGCGGAGGTGTATCAAAATGGGTTGGCCTTTGGCTGGGTGCTGTTTTCGTTCTTCATCGCCACGCCAGTCACGACGATTTTCATCCTGCCGTTCTTTTACCGGGCGCGATTCATCACGGCGTATCAATACCTGGAGGAGCGCTTTTCACTGCCTGCGCGGCTGCTGGCTTCAGGCCTGTTTATCTTGAGGGTGCTTTTATGGTTAGGCGCGGCCACGTATGCCCCTGCGCTGGCGCTGCAACAGGCCACAGGGCTGTCTCTGGAGTTCTCCATCCTGGCCACGGGCATCCTGACCACGCTGTACACGATGATGGGCGGGATGAAGGCGGTGATCTGGACGGATGTGATGCAGTTCGGCGTGCTCTTTGGCGGGCAGATTGTGATCTTGCTGGTGGCCGTGGGGAAGATACCGGGAGGCTTTGGCGAGGTGATCCACGTGGCACAAACGCACGGGCAGCCGATGCCGGTGGCGAGCTGGGACCCCACCGTCCGTCTCACCTGGGCGGGCGTGATCCTCGGCGGGGCGGTTTTAAATCTGGTGCAGATGGCGACAGACCAGGTGGCGGTGCAGCGCTACATGACGGCGAAGGATGTGAAGACGGCGCAGCGGGGGCTGTGGTACAAGCTCATCGTGCTGGTGCCCGTGCTGGGGCTTTTCTATGGCACGGGCACGGTGCTGCGGGCTTTTTACAATCATCATCCCGATCCCCTGGCCACGCACGCCATCGACAAGGCGGATCAAATCCTGCCCTGGTTTGTGGTGCATGAGCTGCCCACAGGAATGGCGGGTGTGCTGGTGGCGGCGATCTTTGCCGCCAGCATGTCCACGATCTCCGCTGGGCTAAATTCCCTGGCCTCGGCGACGATGATTGATTTCCAACAGCGGCTGACGGACAAGCCCCTGCCCACGGATGAACGGCAGATCTGGCAGGCGCGCCTGTGGACGCTGCTCTACGGCGTGCTGGTGATCAGCTTGGCGTTTGTGGTGGGGACTCTGGGCACTTTGGTGGAGGTGACAAATAAGATCATCGGCCTCGTCGGTGGGCCCATCCTGGGCATGTTCCTGTGCGGCATCTTCATCCGCCGCGTGGGTGCGCAGGCCATTTTGATCGCCACGGTCCTGGGTTTTGCGGCATCCGTGGTGGTGAATCTTCAGATGAATCTTTCCTTTTTGTGGATCACCTCGGTGGGGACGGGAGTGACGATGTGCCTCGCCTTCCTTCTGAGTTTCTTCACGCCGCGCCGGCCCGTCACCGAGCTGAAAGGCCTGACCTGGCAGCAGCGGAACGATGAAGACTAA
- a CDS encoding glycosyltransferase encodes MSRLLKVPHWLRPLFAWVENTGAKAERLAPLMRQRQVPTAPPSMHTPQTLVHFIGAPGGGGAEAMLRNLVSAMDATRWRTVVIVMDGRAWPEDMEKLRSAGAEVHDLQATGLLRKDTLTRLIRLLRQIRPDVVQTWMHHSDFVAGWCARLAGVKHIVWGIHCREIHRSPGDSDLKMAVFRKLIGLSSQVIPQRIISCSAAALEAHVPLGYPRQAMTWVPNGIDTARFVPDAQARATLRQEWKVPAQAPLIGYIGRFHEMKNLATWLQAAAFLQARRPETHFLLCGGEEWELEECARAALSIMPIRSQVHFIPFRPDPQRVYPTLDIFSLSSRTEACPMTIMEALSCGVACVTTDVGDCALLLEGVGRVVPVKDAEALAKAWEDTLAQPPSPETLRHHAVTRFDIAVAAQGYAQVYQEVLAA; translated from the coding sequence ATGAGCCGCCTCCTCAAAGTCCCCCACTGGTTGCGGCCGCTTTTCGCCTGGGTGGAAAATACAGGGGCCAAGGCGGAACGTTTAGCCCCGCTCATGCGTCAGAGGCAGGTGCCCACAGCGCCGCCTTCCATGCACACGCCCCAGACCCTCGTCCATTTCATCGGCGCTCCCGGCGGTGGTGGCGCAGAGGCCATGCTGAGAAATCTCGTCTCCGCCATGGATGCCACCCGCTGGCGCACCGTCGTCATCGTCATGGATGGGCGCGCGTGGCCAGAAGACATGGAAAAACTGCGCAGCGCCGGGGCGGAGGTGCATGACCTCCAGGCCACGGGTTTGCTACGCAAGGATACCCTCACCCGCTTGATCCGCCTGCTGCGGCAGATCCGCCCAGACGTGGTCCAGACCTGGATGCACCATTCGGACTTTGTCGCTGGCTGGTGCGCGCGTTTGGCCGGGGTCAAACACATCGTCTGGGGCATCCATTGCCGTGAAATCCACCGCAGCCCTGGAGACTCAGACCTCAAGATGGCTGTGTTTCGCAAGCTCATCGGCCTGTCCTCCCAGGTCATCCCGCAGCGCATCATTTCCTGTTCCGCCGCAGCCCTGGAGGCCCACGTCCCACTCGGTTATCCCCGCCAGGCCATGACCTGGGTGCCCAATGGCATTGATACCGCCCGCTTCGTCCCAGATGCCCAAGCCCGCGCCACGCTGCGCCAGGAATGGAAAGTCCCGGCTCAGGCACCGCTCATCGGTTACATCGGCCGATTTCATGAGATGAAAAATCTCGCCACCTGGCTGCAGGCCGCCGCTTTCTTGCAGGCGCGCAGGCCGGAAACACACTTTTTGTTATGCGGGGGTGAGGAATGGGAGCTGGAGGAATGCGCCCGCGCGGCCCTCTCCATCATGCCCATTCGCAGTCAGGTCCATTTCATCCCCTTCCGCCCAGACCCCCAGCGCGTGTACCCCACCCTGGACATCTTTTCCCTTTCCTCCCGCACGGAAGCCTGCCCCATGACGATCATGGAGGCCCTCTCCTGTGGGGTCGCCTGCGTCACCACGGATGTGGGAGACTGCGCGCTGCTTTTGGAAGGCGTGGGCCGTGTTGTCCCCGTCAAAGATGCCGAGGCCCTGGCCAAAGCCTGGGAAGACACCCTCGCGCAGCCGCCTTCGCCCGAAACCCTCCGCCACCACGCCGTGACCCGTTTTGACATCGCCGTGGCTGCCCAGGGGTATGCCCAAGTTTACCAGGAGGTCTTAGCCGCATGA